One genomic window of Desulfatibacillum aliphaticivorans DSM 15576 includes the following:
- a CDS encoding RecQ family ATP-dependent DNA helicase, translating into MEQDNPNALLAQFGFETFLKGQKEVVDLILAGKSACALFPTGAGKSLCYQLPALALPGLTLVISPLLSLMKDQLDFCLEKGIPAARLDSSLSREEYSQVLDDAKSGKLKILMISVERFRNERFRIHLKKWKLSLLVVDEAHCISEWGHNFRPEYLKIPTYAREFNAPQVLLLTATAVPEVQEDMRGKFGIPPENFVNTGFYRENLYLRVAPMPDSQKDQALKDIIANKPQAPTIVYATRQKTAEQVAEFLKKQGFAAKAYHAGMRNEEREAVQNEFMEGKVHVVAATIAFGMGIDKSDIRRVIHYDLPKSLEGYSQEIGRAGRDGRPALCQALPNLDGMNILENYVYGDTPEKEGIAAVVDQIHNNESNEWEVRLFALSSQTDIRALPLKTLLVYLEMMGIIEPIKTYFDEISFKPLKNLNNLPENFQGERREFVENILANSQAAKIWRRPDMGAIMEQTHSPRERILVALEYFEGKGWMELRSSRAVDVYRLIKKDFDKDALCQELHSLFEKKEKAEVSRVHALVDFFQERQCLPESLSGHFGDQNVPQCGHCTVCETGPVKLKSYKKLAPLSGFNYNDLTAAFSQALQGKATAIKTARFLCGLPSPLLTAIKAKGLAGFSALEDYPYAEVLAWIREHGAT; encoded by the coding sequence ATGGAACAGGATAACCCCAACGCCCTATTAGCTCAGTTCGGCTTTGAAACTTTTTTAAAAGGTCAAAAAGAGGTCGTTGACCTTATTCTTGCAGGAAAGTCAGCCTGCGCATTGTTTCCTACGGGCGCAGGCAAATCCTTGTGCTACCAACTTCCCGCCCTGGCTTTGCCCGGCCTGACCCTGGTCATTTCCCCCCTCCTCTCCCTCATGAAGGATCAATTAGACTTTTGCCTGGAAAAAGGCATTCCTGCTGCCAGGCTGGACTCATCCCTTTCCCGGGAGGAATACAGCCAGGTGCTGGATGACGCCAAATCAGGGAAGCTGAAGATCCTCATGATCTCCGTGGAGCGTTTTCGGAACGAGAGATTCCGCATTCATCTTAAAAAATGGAAGCTCTCCCTGTTGGTTGTGGACGAGGCCCACTGCATTTCCGAATGGGGGCATAACTTCCGGCCGGAGTATTTGAAGATTCCGACCTACGCCAGGGAGTTCAACGCGCCGCAGGTCCTGTTGCTTACGGCCACGGCCGTCCCGGAAGTGCAAGAGGATATGAGGGGGAAGTTCGGCATACCTCCTGAGAACTTCGTTAATACGGGATTTTATCGGGAAAACCTTTATCTACGGGTGGCGCCCATGCCTGATTCCCAAAAGGATCAGGCTTTAAAGGATATCATAGCCAACAAGCCACAAGCCCCCACCATAGTGTACGCCACCAGGCAAAAAACCGCCGAACAGGTTGCTGAATTTTTAAAAAAGCAAGGATTTGCGGCCAAAGCCTACCATGCCGGCATGCGCAACGAGGAACGCGAAGCCGTTCAAAACGAATTCATGGAGGGCAAGGTCCATGTAGTGGCGGCCACCATCGCCTTTGGCATGGGCATCGACAAGTCGGACATTCGCCGGGTGATTCACTATGATTTGCCTAAATCATTGGAAGGGTACAGCCAGGAAATCGGCCGGGCGGGCAGGGACGGCAGGCCGGCCTTGTGCCAGGCCTTGCCCAACCTGGACGGTATGAACATCCTGGAAAACTATGTGTACGGCGACACCCCGGAAAAGGAAGGCATTGCAGCGGTGGTGGATCAAATCCATAACAACGAAAGCAATGAGTGGGAGGTGCGGCTGTTTGCGTTGTCCAGTCAAACGGATATCCGCGCTCTGCCCTTGAAAACCCTTCTGGTTTATCTGGAGATGATGGGGATCATTGAACCGATAAAAACCTACTTTGACGAAATTAGCTTCAAGCCGTTGAAAAACCTCAACAACCTGCCGGAAAATTTTCAGGGCGAGCGCCGGGAGTTTGTGGAAAATATCCTGGCCAATTCTCAAGCTGCCAAAATTTGGCGGCGTCCTGACATGGGCGCCATTATGGAACAGACTCACTCTCCCCGGGAGCGGATTCTGGTCGCGTTAGAATACTTTGAAGGCAAGGGATGGATGGAACTTAGGAGTTCCAGGGCGGTGGACGTCTATCGGCTCATTAAGAAGGACTTTGACAAAGACGCTCTTTGCCAGGAGTTGCACAGCCTGTTTGAAAAAAAGGAAAAGGCGGAAGTGTCCAGGGTGCATGCCCTGGTGGATTTTTTCCAGGAGCGCCAATGCCTACCCGAAAGCCTTTCCGGGCATTTTGGGGATCAAAACGTCCCGCAATGCGGCCATTGCACGGTTTGCGAAACAGGTCCGGTCAAGCTGAAGTCATATAAAAAACTCGCCCCACTCTCCGGATTCAACTACAATGATCTTACTGCCGCCTTTTCCCAGGCCCTGCAAGGGAAAGCCACAGCCATTAAAACAGCCCGATTCTTATGCGGGCTGCCGTCTCCATTATTAACCGCCATAAAAGCCAAAGGACTTGCAGGATTTAGCGCTTTGGAGGATTATCCCTATGCGGAGGTATTGGCCTGGATTCGGGAACACGGAGCAACCTGA
- the sucD gene encoding succinate--CoA ligase subunit alpha: MSIFVNKDTKVVVQGITGKEGQFHTRQCIEYGTKIVAGVTPGKGGQKMDDVPVFNSVYEAVEGAGANCSMIFVPPPFAADAILEAIDAEVELVVAITEGIPVLDMMKVKNHLAKSKTRLIGPNCPGVITPGECKLGIMPGKIHKPGGPIGVVSRSGTLTYEVVHQLTQQGMGQTTCIGIGGDPVNGTNFIDVLSAFEADPETKGIVMVGEIGGSAEEEAAEFIKANLKIPVVGFIAGLTAPPGRRMGHAGAIISGSSGTAQAKIEAMKDAGIHVCENLGTLGELCKEVF, translated from the coding sequence ATGAGTATATTTGTCAACAAGGACACCAAAGTTGTGGTGCAGGGCATTACGGGTAAGGAAGGCCAATTCCATACCCGCCAGTGCATTGAATACGGAACTAAAATCGTGGCCGGCGTGACTCCCGGCAAGGGCGGCCAGAAAATGGACGACGTGCCGGTCTTCAACTCGGTCTACGAGGCCGTGGAAGGCGCAGGCGCCAATTGCTCCATGATTTTCGTGCCGCCGCCGTTCGCCGCGGACGCCATCCTGGAAGCCATTGACGCGGAAGTGGAATTGGTAGTCGCCATTACAGAAGGCATTCCGGTTCTGGATATGATGAAGGTGAAAAATCATCTGGCCAAAAGCAAAACCCGCCTGATCGGCCCCAACTGCCCCGGCGTCATTACTCCCGGCGAGTGCAAGCTGGGCATCATGCCGGGTAAAATCCACAAGCCCGGCGGACCCATCGGCGTGGTTTCCCGCTCCGGCACCCTGACCTACGAGGTGGTGCATCAGCTCACCCAGCAGGGCATGGGCCAGACCACGTGCATCGGCATCGGCGGCGACCCGGTCAACGGCACCAACTTCATAGACGTACTGTCCGCCTTTGAAGCGGACCCGGAAACCAAGGGCATTGTCATGGTGGGCGAGATCGGCGGCAGCGCGGAAGAGGAAGCTGCCGAATTCATCAAAGCCAACCTGAAGATTCCGGTTGTGGGCTTCATTGCCGGCCTCACCGCGCCTCCCGGCCGCCGTATGGGCCACGCAGGCGCCATCATCAGCGGGTCTTCCGGAACCGCTCAGGCTAAAATCGAAGCCATGAAAGACGCCGGCATCCATGTTTGCGAAAACCTGGGAACGCTGGGCGAGCTGTGCAAAGAGGTTTTCTAA
- the mce gene encoding methylmalonyl-CoA epimerase, which translates to MKLLKIDHLGIAVNDMDAARQVWESILGLSFEGKETVEAQKVTTGFLPVGESEVELLESTSPDGPVAKFIEKRGEGFQHVAFRVENIEEALAELKEKGVKLIDEKPRKGAGGAMIAFLHPKSTNGVLVELCQRD; encoded by the coding sequence ATGAAGCTGTTGAAGATCGATCATCTTGGGATTGCAGTGAATGACATGGACGCCGCCAGGCAGGTTTGGGAAAGCATTCTCGGCTTGTCTTTTGAAGGCAAGGAGACTGTGGAGGCTCAGAAGGTCACCACGGGTTTTCTGCCTGTGGGCGAATCGGAAGTGGAGCTTTTGGAATCCACCTCTCCCGACGGTCCTGTGGCCAAGTTCATAGAAAAACGCGGAGAAGGCTTTCAGCATGTAGCGTTCCGTGTGGAGAACATAGAAGAAGCGCTGGCTGAGCTCAAGGAAAAGGGCGTGAAACTTATCGATGAAAAGCCGCGCAAGGGCGCTGGAGGCGCCATGATAGCCTTTTTGCATCCCAAATCCACCAACGGCGTTTTAGTGGAATTGTGCCAGCGCGATTAG
- the sucC gene encoding ADP-forming succinate--CoA ligase subunit beta, protein MKIHEYQAKELFANYGVPVPKGKPVFSVDEAVEAAKELGDFPVVVKAQIHAGGRGKGGGVKLAQNIDEVKTIAGEILGMQLVTHQTGPEGQKVQKLLVEQGLDIAKELYFSIIVDRATAKIVIMCSEAGGMDIEEVAASTPEKIIKVPVDPLLGVQGYHCRQAAYRLNLPAAAVKPFIKMVQGLYKMFMDTDCSLLEINPLVLTGDDGIIALDAKINFDDNALYRHKDIQEYRDLDEEEPLEVEASKFNLNYIKMDGNVGNMVNGAGLAMATMDIIKQAGAEPANFLDVGGGANAEQVENGFRIILSDKNVKGILINIFGGILRCDVLASGVVEAAKKVGLNVPVVVRMEGTNVEEGRKILAESGLNLTGAEDLKDAAAKVAQIVQ, encoded by the coding sequence ATGAAGATTCATGAGTACCAGGCAAAAGAACTGTTTGCTAATTACGGCGTGCCGGTTCCCAAGGGCAAACCTGTCTTTTCCGTGGACGAAGCGGTGGAGGCGGCCAAGGAACTGGGAGATTTTCCTGTTGTAGTCAAAGCGCAGATTCATGCAGGCGGCCGCGGAAAAGGCGGCGGCGTCAAATTGGCTCAGAATATTGACGAAGTTAAAACCATAGCCGGCGAAATTCTCGGCATGCAACTGGTCACCCATCAGACCGGACCTGAGGGCCAAAAGGTCCAAAAGCTGCTGGTGGAGCAGGGCCTGGACATTGCCAAGGAACTGTATTTTTCCATTATCGTGGATCGGGCCACCGCCAAGATCGTCATCATGTGCAGCGAAGCAGGCGGCATGGACATCGAGGAAGTGGCTGCTTCCACGCCGGAAAAAATCATCAAGGTTCCTGTGGATCCGCTGTTGGGAGTCCAGGGATACCATTGCAGGCAGGCAGCCTACCGTTTGAATCTGCCTGCCGCGGCTGTCAAGCCCTTTATCAAGATGGTGCAGGGCCTGTACAAGATGTTCATGGACACGGATTGCTCGCTTTTGGAAATCAATCCCCTGGTCCTGACCGGCGACGACGGCATCATCGCCCTGGACGCCAAGATCAATTTTGACGACAACGCCTTGTATCGCCATAAAGACATTCAGGAATACCGTGACCTTGACGAGGAAGAGCCTTTGGAAGTGGAAGCCTCCAAGTTCAACCTCAACTATATCAAAATGGACGGAAACGTTGGCAACATGGTCAACGGCGCAGGCCTGGCCATGGCCACCATGGACATCATCAAGCAAGCCGGGGCCGAGCCCGCCAACTTTTTGGACGTAGGCGGCGGCGCCAACGCCGAGCAGGTGGAAAACGGCTTCCGCATCATTTTGAGCGACAAGAATGTCAAGGGCATCCTGATTAATATATTCGGCGGAATTCTCCGTTGCGATGTTTTGGCCAGCGGCGTGGTGGAAGCGGCCAAAAAGGTTGGCCTGAACGTGCCGGTTGTGGTGCGTATGGAAGGCACTAATGTGGAAGAAGGCCGCAAAATCCTTGCGGAAAGCGGCCTGAATCTCACCGGCGCCGAGGACCTTAAGGACGCTGCGGCCAAGGTCGCCCAGATCGTTCAGTAA
- a CDS encoding acyl-CoA carboxylase subunit beta, which translates to MGIVEEKIKELKEREAKILQMGGEKAVAKHKEKGKLSARERIERLFDPGTFQEIDMFVKHRCTNFGMETKEIPADGVVTGHGLVEGRPIFAYAQDFTARAGSLGEMHAKKICKVMDLAMKAGVPIVGMNDSGGARIQEGVDALSGYGEIFFRNSNASGVIPQISAIMGPTAGGAVYSPAMTDWIFMVKKTSYMFITGPNVIKAVTGEEISFEDLGGAMAHNQKSGVAHFACEDDEDAIDNIRALLGYLPSNNMEDPPAVAPTDDPRRVSPELDSIIPDSPKAAYDVKNVIKAIVDNGEFFEPHKYFAQNMVICFARLNGRVIGIIANQPKFMAGCLDINASDKATRFIRFCDAFNIPMLTIADVPGYLPGSNQEHGGIIRHGAKLLWCYSEATVPKLLLVTRKDYGGSYLAMCSKHLGADMAFAWPTAEIAVMGAEGAANIIHAREIKGADDPVAKRAEKIAEYENLFSNPYVAASRGFVDAVIVPSETRPRLIQALEVMVTKRETKPAKKHGNIPV; encoded by the coding sequence ATGGGTATTGTTGAGGAAAAAATCAAAGAACTGAAGGAGCGGGAAGCGAAAATCCTTCAGATGGGAGGCGAGAAAGCGGTCGCCAAGCATAAGGAGAAAGGCAAGCTGAGCGCCCGGGAGCGCATCGAGCGTCTTTTTGACCCGGGAACCTTCCAGGAAATCGACATGTTCGTCAAGCATCGCTGCACCAATTTCGGCATGGAGACCAAAGAAATCCCCGCCGACGGCGTCGTAACGGGCCACGGCCTTGTGGAGGGCAGGCCGATCTTCGCTTACGCCCAGGATTTTACGGCCCGCGCAGGCAGCCTGGGTGAAATGCACGCCAAGAAAATCTGCAAGGTCATGGATCTTGCCATGAAAGCCGGCGTTCCCATCGTAGGCATGAACGACTCCGGCGGCGCCCGCATCCAGGAAGGCGTGGACGCCCTTTCCGGATACGGCGAAATCTTTTTCCGCAACTCCAACGCCAGCGGCGTTATTCCGCAGATTTCCGCCATCATGGGCCCCACAGCCGGCGGCGCCGTGTACTCTCCAGCCATGACGGACTGGATTTTCATGGTCAAGAAAACCAGTTATATGTTCATCACCGGCCCCAACGTCATCAAGGCCGTCACGGGGGAGGAAATCTCCTTCGAGGACCTGGGCGGCGCCATGGCGCACAACCAGAAGAGCGGCGTGGCTCACTTTGCATGCGAGGACGACGAGGACGCCATCGACAACATCCGTGCGCTGCTCGGCTATCTTCCCTCCAACAATATGGAAGATCCTCCGGCCGTCGCCCCCACGGACGACCCTCGGCGCGTTTCCCCTGAGTTGGATTCTATCATTCCCGACAGCCCCAAGGCCGCTTATGACGTGAAAAACGTCATTAAAGCCATAGTGGATAACGGCGAATTCTTCGAGCCCCACAAATATTTCGCCCAAAACATGGTGATCTGCTTCGCCCGCCTGAACGGCCGGGTTATCGGCATTATCGCCAACCAGCCCAAGTTCATGGCCGGATGCCTGGACATCAACGCGTCAGACAAAGCCACCCGTTTTATCCGCTTTTGCGACGCTTTTAATATTCCCATGCTCACCATCGCCGACGTTCCCGGCTACCTGCCCGGCAGCAACCAGGAACACGGGGGCATCATCCGCCACGGCGCCAAGCTCTTATGGTGCTACTCCGAAGCCACGGTTCCCAAGCTGCTTTTGGTCACCCGCAAAGACTACGGCGGATCTTACCTGGCCATGTGCTCCAAGCACCTGGGCGCGGACATGGCTTTTGCCTGGCCCACCGCTGAAATCGCGGTCATGGGCGCGGAAGGCGCGGCCAACATCATCCACGCCCGTGAAATCAAGGGCGCCGACGACCCGGTCGCCAAGCGCGCCGAAAAAATCGCCGAGTACGAAAACCTTTTCTCTAATCCTTATGTGGCTGCCTCGCGCGGATTCGTGGACGCGGTGATCGTTCCCAGTGAAACCAGACCCCGTCTGATTCAGGCTCTGGAAGTCATGGTCACCAAGCGGGAAACCAAGCCTGCCAAGAAGCACGGCAACATTCCGGTCTAA
- a CDS encoding pyruvate carboxylase subunit B: MSTHGKVKTTDIEYGPDRKKARSAVKIEDLTLRDGHQSLFATRGRTEDMIPVAEMMDEVGFWATETWGGATFDTMHRFLNEDPWERIRTLKKYMKKTPFSMLLRAQNLVGYRNYADDLAEAFVERAAENGMDIFRTFDALNDYRNFETVVPVIKKCGKHFQGCICYTLTEPRLGGEVYNLDYYVKKAKDLEAMGADTICVKDMAGLISPYDAYEIVKALKENVKPPIHLHSHFTSGMAQMSHMKAIEAGVDIIDTCMSPYAFRTSHPAIEPLVMALLGTNRDTGFDIKLLAAISEKLEKEVMPKYRYLLDDTKMSIIDINVLLHQTPGGMLSNLVNQLRDMDALDRIDEVYAELPRVRKDLGQVPLVTPTSQIVGVQTVMNVLHDTPEERYKMITDQVKGLCYGLYGKTAVPINPEVQKKALKGYERGEEPISCRPAEVLAPEMEAAKKEIGDLAKDIDDLVLYAIYPVTGKKFLEWKYGKAPVPDEVKPRTLQQALAEEALVAKARKGLVIEKVEKEAPEKGPGVRTFNVFVDDEYFEVDVEEVGGAPVVTSVVPAAAPAAAPRPAAAPKKAAAKPAAAAAPAVDGTPITAPMPGMVTAIEKNVGDEVKEGEAVLVLEAMKMQNALPAPASGVVKAINFGVGDNVKKGEVLCVIG; this comes from the coding sequence ATGAGCACGCACGGCAAAGTTAAGACCACTGACATTGAATACGGTCCGGACCGTAAAAAGGCAAGAAGCGCGGTCAAGATCGAGGACCTCACCCTGCGGGACGGCCACCAGTCCCTGTTTGCAACCCGCGGCCGCACCGAAGACATGATCCCGGTTGCGGAAATGATGGACGAAGTCGGCTTCTGGGCCACGGAAACCTGGGGCGGCGCCACCTTTGACACCATGCACCGCTTTTTGAACGAAGATCCGTGGGAACGCATCCGCACCCTGAAAAAATACATGAAAAAGACGCCCTTTTCCATGCTGCTCAGGGCCCAGAACCTGGTGGGCTACAGAAACTACGCCGACGACCTGGCGGAAGCCTTTGTGGAACGCGCCGCGGAAAACGGCATGGACATCTTCCGCACCTTTGACGCACTGAACGACTACCGGAACTTCGAGACGGTCGTCCCCGTCATCAAAAAATGCGGCAAGCATTTCCAGGGGTGCATTTGCTACACCCTGACCGAACCCCGCCTGGGCGGAGAGGTCTACAACCTGGATTATTACGTCAAAAAAGCCAAGGATCTGGAAGCCATGGGCGCAGACACCATCTGCGTCAAGGACATGGCCGGCCTGATTTCTCCTTACGACGCCTACGAAATCGTCAAGGCTCTGAAGGAAAACGTCAAACCGCCCATCCACCTGCACAGCCATTTCACTTCCGGTATGGCCCAGATGTCTCACATGAAGGCCATCGAAGCCGGCGTGGACATCATCGACACGTGCATGAGCCCCTACGCGTTCCGCACCTCCCATCCCGCCATCGAGCCTCTGGTCATGGCGCTTCTGGGAACCAACCGGGACACGGGCTTTGACATCAAGCTCCTGGCCGCCATCAGCGAAAAGCTGGAAAAGGAAGTCATGCCCAAGTACAGGTATCTGCTCGACGACACCAAAATGTCCATCATCGACATCAACGTGCTCCTGCACCAGACTCCCGGCGGCATGCTTTCCAACCTGGTCAACCAGCTCCGCGACATGGACGCTCTGGACCGCATCGACGAAGTGTACGCCGAACTTCCCAGAGTCCGCAAAGACCTGGGCCAGGTACCCCTGGTCACGCCGACTTCCCAGATTGTGGGCGTGCAGACGGTTATGAACGTGCTGCATGACACTCCGGAAGAGCGCTACAAGATGATCACGGACCAGGTGAAAGGCCTTTGCTACGGCCTGTACGGCAAGACCGCCGTTCCCATCAATCCCGAAGTGCAAAAGAAAGCCCTCAAGGGCTACGAACGCGGCGAAGAGCCCATCTCCTGCCGTCCGGCTGAAGTTCTGGCCCCTGAAATGGAAGCCGCCAAAAAGGAAATCGGCGATCTGGCCAAGGATATCGACGATCTGGTCCTGTACGCCATCTATCCTGTCACCGGCAAAAAGTTCCTGGAATGGAAATACGGCAAGGCGCCTGTGCCGGACGAAGTCAAGCCCCGCACCCTGCAACAGGCTCTGGCCGAAGAAGCCTTGGTCGCAAAAGCCCGCAAGGGCCTGGTGATTGAAAAGGTGGAAAAGGAAGCTCCGGAAAAGGGCCCCGGCGTCCGCACCTTCAACGTCTTTGTGGATGACGAGTACTTTGAGGTGGACGTGGAAGAAGTGGGCGGCGCGCCCGTCGTTACTTCCGTGGTTCCCGCCGCAGCTCCGGCCGCAGCCCCCAGACCGGCCGCCGCTCCTAAGAAGGCAGCCGCCAAGCCTGCCGCCGCCGCTGCGCCTGCAGTGGACGGAACGCCTATCACCGCGCCCATGCCCGGCATGGTCACGGCCATTGAAAAGAACGTAGGCGATGAGGTCAAGGAAGGCGAGGCAGTGTTGGTCCTTGAGGCCATGAAAATGCAGAACGCCCTTCCCGCCCCGGCTTCCGGCGTTGTCAAAGCCATCAATTTCGGCGTGGGCGACAATGTGAAAAAGGGCGAAGTTCTTTGCGTCATCGGGTAA